In Deinococcus aerolatus, one genomic interval encodes:
- a CDS encoding TatD family hydrolase has translation MNYIDMHAHMVSRTTDDYHAMALSGCLAVTEPAFWSGRDRLGPEAFADYFDHLTTFEPARAREYGIAHYAWLCLNPKEGEDRELTRQVLKIIPEFLQRPTVLGIGEIGLNRVTRNEMATFLDHVELALEHHQLIHIHTPHLEDKYKGTRVMVEALAADARIEPGRVMIDHAEEHTAELILGHGFWTGITLYPKTKASPARAIDMIEMYGSERLIVASACDWGPSQPLAVPEFIFEARRRGHDEATIRKIVLDNPQRFLGQSPKFVPPQRDAALARR, from the coding sequence ATGAACTACATCGACATGCACGCCCACATGGTGTCGCGCACCACTGACGACTACCACGCCATGGCCCTGAGCGGCTGCCTGGCCGTGACCGAGCCCGCATTCTGGTCCGGGCGCGACCGACTGGGGCCGGAGGCCTTCGCCGACTACTTCGATCACCTCACCACCTTCGAGCCGGCCCGCGCACGAGAGTACGGCATCGCGCACTACGCGTGGCTGTGCCTGAACCCCAAGGAGGGCGAGGACCGCGAGCTGACCCGGCAGGTCCTGAAGATCATTCCCGAATTCCTGCAGCGCCCCACCGTGCTGGGCATCGGCGAGATCGGCCTGAACCGCGTGACCCGCAACGAGATGGCCACCTTTCTGGATCATGTGGAACTCGCGCTGGAGCACCACCAGCTGATTCACATCCACACGCCGCACCTGGAAGACAAGTACAAGGGCACCCGCGTGATGGTCGAGGCCCTGGCCGCCGACGCCCGCATCGAACCGGGCCGCGTCATGATCGACCACGCCGAGGAACACACCGCCGAGCTGATCCTGGGCCACGGCTTCTGGACCGGTATCACGCTGTATCCCAAGACCAAGGCGTCGCCGGCGCGGGCCATCGACATGATCGAGATGTACGGCTCCGAGCGCCTGATCGTGGCCTCGGCCTGTGACTGGGGCCCCAGCCAGCCGCTGGCGGTGCCGGAATTCATCTTCGAGGCCCGCCGCCGCGGCCACGACGAGGCCACCATCCGCAAGATCGTGCTGGACAACCCGCAGCGCTTCCTGGGCCAGTCGCCGAAGTTCGTACCCCCCCAGCGCGACGCGGCCCTGGCCAGGCGGTAG
- a CDS encoding 3-dehydroquinate synthase: MNQTIMQVVPVTFTYPVHFTEHLFEPQQALLRDTLAGPGPSGDHAPRVLCVVDDGVLAAFPELAAQIQTYFAAQPGLRLVAPPLGVPGGERCKSDPDVVGRIHEAINAHGIDRHAYVIAVGGGAVLDMVGYAAATAHRGVRLVRVPTTVLSQNDSAVGVKNSVNAFGKKNWLGTFAPPHAVLNDRAFLTTLEDRDWLGGLSEALKVALLKDTAFFDWLEANAAALAARDREAMDHAVYRCAELHLQHISGSGDPFERGSSRPLDFGHWAAHKLESLSGYRLRHGEAVAVGIALDCTYAALNGLLPEAAWRRILNVLRTLGLAVYVPELGTGTQDASDPRSVLSGLNEFREHLGGRLTIPLLTGIGQPVEVHEMDHDLLRRAITVLEDLQAQASSPSVLHLHSQGVL, from the coding sequence ATGAACCAGACGATCATGCAGGTGGTGCCGGTGACGTTCACCTACCCGGTGCATTTCACTGAGCACCTCTTTGAGCCGCAGCAGGCGCTGCTGCGCGACACGCTGGCCGGGCCTGGCCCCAGCGGGGATCACGCCCCCAGGGTGCTGTGCGTGGTGGACGACGGGGTGCTGGCGGCCTTTCCTGAGCTGGCGGCCCAGATCCAGACCTACTTCGCCGCCCAGCCGGGGCTGCGTCTGGTGGCGCCGCCGCTGGGTGTGCCCGGCGGCGAACGCTGCAAGAGTGACCCGGACGTGGTCGGACGCATCCACGAGGCGATTAACGCGCACGGTATCGACCGGCACGCCTACGTGATCGCGGTGGGCGGCGGCGCGGTGCTGGACATGGTCGGATACGCTGCCGCGACCGCGCACCGGGGCGTGCGGCTGGTGCGGGTGCCCACCACGGTGCTGTCGCAGAACGACTCGGCGGTGGGCGTGAAAAACAGCGTCAACGCCTTTGGCAAGAAGAACTGGCTGGGCACTTTTGCCCCGCCGCACGCGGTTCTGAATGACCGGGCCTTCCTGACCACGCTGGAAGACCGCGACTGGCTGGGCGGCCTGAGCGAGGCCCTGAAAGTCGCGCTACTGAAGGACACGGCCTTTTTCGATTGGCTGGAGGCAAATGCGGCGGCGCTGGCCGCGCGGGACCGGGAAGCCATGGACCACGCGGTGTATCGCTGCGCAGAACTGCATCTGCAGCACATCTCGGGCAGCGGTGACCCCTTTGAGCGGGGTTCCTCGCGCCCGCTGGATTTTGGGCACTGGGCGGCCCACAAGCTCGAGAGTCTCAGCGGTTACCGGCTGCGCCACGGCGAGGCCGTTGCGGTTGGAATTGCCCTGGACTGCACCTACGCGGCGCTGAATGGCCTGCTGCCCGAGGCCGCGTGGCGGCGCATTCTGAACGTGCTCAGGACGCTGGGGCTGGCCGTCTACGTGCCTGAGCTGGGCACCGGCACGCAGGACGCCTCGGACCCCAGGTCGGTCCTGAGCGGCCTGAACGAGTTCCGCGAGCACCTGGGCGGCCGCCTGACTATTCCGCTGCTGACCGGCATCGGCCAGCCTGTCGAGGTCCACGAGATGGACCATGACCTCCTGCGCCGCGCCATCACCGTGCTGGAAGACCTGCAGGCCCAGGCTTCCAGCCCGTCGGTGCTGCACCTGCATTCCCAAGGAGTCCTGTGA